The genomic window TTCGGCATCTGTTCTTGCTTCTTCCGAACCAAAATCGCCCATTCCGAAATCTCTCCCGAGGTTACCCGCTTCAGTTTCAACACTATTTTTCTTTTCGTTATCGTTGCTCCGGTGGCGCGGCACCTGCTGATCGGGCATATTTGTTTTATCGGCGCCGTTATCAGCATTTTTATTGCCCAGATTTTTGTTGTTATCTTTTTTGTTTTCCATGATCTTCTTTTAAGCTATTTATATAGAACAGCATAAAAGAAGATTGGTTTTACATCTTTAAATGGTATTGTATAATCGAGTTGATGAGGGAAATCGATCAACCGATCTGTTTTATTTGGTTTTCGCTTCTTCGTTACTTAATAAAGATTCCAATTCTTTCACCTTTTCCGGATATTTTAGTGCAAGGTTGTTCTTTTCACCCAAATCATCATTTAAGTTATACAGTTGTAC from Flavobacterium sp. W4I14 includes these protein-coding regions:
- a CDS encoding hypothetical protein (product_source=Hypo-rule applied); amino-acid sequence: MENKKDNNKNLGNKNADNGADKTNMPDQQVPRHRSNDNEKKNSVETEAGNLGRDFGMGDFGSEEARTDAEKGNKGEAGNMPNTTEK